In Calditrichia bacterium, the following are encoded in one genomic region:
- a CDS encoding response regulator transcription factor, producing the protein MNQNFTIYIVEDDPYINEILEDNLWREGYRIRTFGDGIKAHDAITKSPPDLVILDLNLPSMSGIELCKYIRASDQTEEIPIIMLTARSEEIDKIIGFEVGADDYVTKPFSPRELLARVKVHLRRTQKTNFSEFRQDALRVNFATHEVFVDEVPTDLTPIQFKLLKHLYEAGGKAVSRQKLLDLIWGEDYFGDPRTVDVHITRLREKIDRDGKLIITVKGVGYRWNKVN; encoded by the coding sequence ATGAACCAGAATTTTACAATCTACATTGTTGAAGATGACCCGTACATCAACGAGATTTTGGAAGACAACCTTTGGCGCGAAGGCTACCGGATTCGCACATTTGGCGATGGCATAAAAGCACACGATGCGATCACCAAAAGCCCGCCGGATCTGGTGATTTTGGACCTGAACCTTCCTTCGATGAGCGGTATCGAACTGTGCAAATACATCCGCGCAAGTGATCAGACAGAGGAAATCCCGATTATCATGCTCACCGCGCGGAGTGAGGAAATTGACAAAATTATCGGGTTTGAAGTGGGCGCGGATGATTACGTCACCAAACCGTTCAGCCCCCGCGAATTGCTGGCACGGGTGAAAGTTCACCTTCGCCGAACCCAGAAAACCAATTTCAGCGAATTCCGTCAGGATGCGCTGCGTGTGAATTTTGCCACTCACGAAGTTTTTGTGGATGAAGTGCCAACCGATTTAACACCCATCCAGTTCAAATTGTTGAAACACCTCTACGAAGCTGGTGGAAAAGCCGTTTCGCGCCAAAAATTACTGGATTTAATTTGGGGCGAAGATTATTTTGGTGATCCGCGAACCGTTGATGTGCACATCACCCGGCTTCGCGAAAAAATTGATCGTGACGGCAAATTGATTATCACTGTAAAAGGTGTCGGTTACCGCTGGAACAAAGTAAACTAA
- a CDS encoding TonB-dependent receptor, producing MTQLLLLGLILLNVSIFAQESGSVVGRLVDADNGDPLIGANVMLENTILGSATDIDGMFTIINVPAGTYTLVVSYVGYQETRITDIEVKANESYKLDLGVKSQTIEGEEVVVEARMIENTGAAMLKKRQRSDAVSDGVSSEEFSRSGSGDAAEAIKQVVGASVVDGKYVYVRGLGDRYSSTQLNGVELPSSDPDKKAFQLDLLPTNLLDNITTIKTFTPDKPGNFSGGIVDVATKTFPDEQTLKLSYSSSMSSTASFNDNFLSYNGGGQDWLAKDDGARALPTSIENGTLGADGFPSRTQIRQDLRFGTGDVAANAEQIGKSFSETMNVKRQSVPLNQGLGLSYGNKMALGGSSSLGYQGSLTYNRSYSFYDEGEVGIYSANAQSDELIPQLIQTDAQGTEEASIGALGTFSFNLTNAQQIGGTAFYSRNGTSKTRSMTGKWPQELGDGDERIVNNRVLEYQQRDILSLQLYGRHNFSGLNNASIEWKASSAATSQDEPDRRLIFFIYDSSNTVAPYTITGSNFDDPSRYFRNVEDDSRNVNLDFSMPFGTGTSQAKLKLGGAYQTKDREARERIFSYDTDDKLLNAVNGDLDLFFNHSNFEYSLDSTRFGLPVSGNVIFDNSKDKNQYDAEENIAAGYAMVDFPFTSKMRFVGGVRYETTEISVVSQDSTLDRGNIDEQDWLPSANLVYQLTSNMNLRLAATQTLARPNFREIAPYSTKEFVGGFEFAGNPNLKRTLIQNYDLRWEWFKRPGEIIAVSGFYKKMKDPIERTFPEGVTASNRIETLENVGEATLYGIELETRVNMDFVAPKLRNFSVGGNLSLVQSTVNVPDVELANRRSLDPNADDTRPLQGQSPYIFNIDFTYGNLMSGTTASLSFNTYGERLAKVSRNFTPDVYEQPFNRLNFTLSQRILQQVSAKFAVKNILNSAYEETYNFNGSQTVYRKYKQGTGFSLGISYEM from the coding sequence ATGACGCAGCTTTTACTGCTGGGTCTGATTCTGTTAAATGTATCCATATTTGCACAGGAATCCGGCAGCGTTGTGGGTCGGTTGGTGGATGCCGATAACGGCGATCCGCTGATTGGCGCAAACGTAATGCTGGAAAATACAATTTTGGGTTCAGCAACCGACATCGACGGAATGTTCACGATTATCAACGTGCCCGCCGGAACCTATACGTTGGTGGTCAGCTATGTTGGCTATCAGGAAACGCGCATTACCGATATCGAGGTGAAAGCCAACGAATCCTACAAACTGGATTTGGGTGTCAAATCGCAAACCATCGAGGGTGAAGAAGTTGTTGTCGAAGCCCGGATGATCGAAAACACCGGTGCAGCGATGCTCAAAAAACGCCAGCGTTCCGACGCTGTCAGCGACGGTGTGAGTTCCGAAGAATTTTCCCGTTCCGGCAGCGGCGACGCCGCAGAAGCCATCAAACAGGTGGTTGGTGCATCGGTAGTGGACGGAAAATATGTGTATGTTCGCGGGCTCGGCGATCGTTACAGCAGCACCCAGTTGAACGGCGTTGAGCTGCCCAGCTCCGATCCAGACAAAAAGGCTTTCCAACTGGATTTGTTGCCCACCAATTTATTGGATAACATCACCACAATCAAAACATTCACACCGGACAAACCGGGCAATTTCAGCGGCGGTATTGTGGATGTTGCCACAAAAACTTTCCCGGATGAACAAACGCTGAAGCTCAGCTACTCTTCTTCGATGAGCAGCACCGCATCGTTCAACGACAACTTTTTGTCTTACAACGGTGGCGGGCAAGATTGGCTGGCAAAAGATGACGGTGCCCGCGCACTGCCGACCAGCATCGAAAACGGAACGCTTGGCGCAGACGGATTTCCATCCCGCACCCAGATTCGCCAGGATTTGCGATTCGGCACCGGCGATGTTGCCGCAAACGCCGAACAAATCGGGAAATCTTTTTCAGAAACGATGAATGTGAAACGGCAATCCGTGCCGCTAAATCAAGGCCTGGGGTTGTCCTACGGCAACAAGATGGCATTGGGCGGCAGCAGTAGTCTGGGCTATCAGGGCAGCCTTACTTACAACCGCAGCTACTCTTTTTACGATGAAGGCGAAGTGGGTATTTACAGCGCAAATGCGCAAAGCGACGAACTGATTCCGCAGCTGATCCAAACGGATGCGCAGGGAACGGAAGAAGCCAGCATCGGCGCATTGGGCACGTTTTCTTTCAATTTGACGAACGCTCAGCAAATTGGCGGAACGGCGTTTTACTCGCGCAACGGTACATCCAAAACACGATCGATGACTGGGAAATGGCCGCAGGAATTAGGCGACGGCGATGAGCGTATCGTCAACAACCGGGTGCTGGAATATCAGCAGCGCGATATTTTGTCGCTGCAACTGTACGGACGCCACAACTTCAGCGGGCTGAACAATGCATCCATCGAGTGGAAAGCCTCAAGTGCCGCAACTTCGCAGGATGAGCCGGATCGCCGGTTGATCTTTTTCATCTACGATTCGAGCAACACTGTTGCGCCTTACACAATTACCGGATCGAATTTCGACGATCCTTCCCGCTATTTCAGAAATGTGGAAGATGATTCGCGGAACGTAAACCTGGATTTCAGTATGCCGTTCGGCACCGGAACCAGTCAGGCAAAATTGAAGCTCGGCGGCGCCTATCAAACCAAAGATCGCGAAGCCCGCGAACGCATTTTTTCATACGATACGGATGACAAATTGCTGAATGCGGTAAACGGCGATCTCGATCTGTTTTTCAACCACTCCAATTTTGAATATTCGCTGGATTCCACCCGTTTTGGTCTGCCGGTATCCGGGAACGTCATTTTCGATAACTCAAAAGATAAAAATCAATACGACGCGGAAGAAAATATCGCAGCAGGCTACGCGATGGTTGATTTTCCATTCACATCCAAAATGCGGTTTGTGGGTGGTGTGCGATACGAAACTACCGAAATATCGGTAGTTAGCCAGGATTCCACACTGGATCGCGGTAACATTGACGAACAGGATTGGTTGCCATCTGCAAATCTGGTTTATCAATTGACATCGAATATGAATTTACGACTGGCTGCAACCCAAACGCTGGCTCGCCCGAATTTCCGGGAAATTGCCCCCTACTCCACCAAAGAATTTGTCGGCGGTTTTGAATTTGCGGGTAACCCGAACCTGAAACGCACCCTGATCCAAAATTACGATTTGCGCTGGGAATGGTTCAAACGTCCGGGCGAAATTATCGCAGTGAGCGGTTTTTACAAAAAGATGAAAGACCCGATTGAACGGACATTCCCGGAAGGTGTGACCGCTTCCAACCGCATCGAAACGCTGGAAAATGTGGGCGAAGCAACGCTTTACGGCATCGAACTGGAAACGCGGGTAAATATGGATTTTGTTGCGCCGAAACTGCGTAACTTCAGTGTAGGTGGGAACTTATCGCTGGTTCAATCTACCGTAAATGTGCCGGATGTTGAGTTGGCAAACCGTCGCAGTCTGGACCCTAATGCCGACGATACCCGCCCACTACAAGGTCAATCACCGTATATTTTCAACATCGATTTTACCTACGGCAACCTGATGAGCGGAACAACTGCGTCACTGTCTTTCAACACCTACGGTGAGCGGCTCGCGAAAGTCTCCCGAAATTTCACCCCGGATGTTTACGAACAACCGTTCAACCGGTTGAACTTCACGCTTTCGCAGCGCATTCTGCAGCAAGTTTCTGCAAAATTTGCAGTGAAAAACATCCTCAATTCCGCATATGAAGAAACCTATAATTTCAACGGCAGCCAAACGGTTTACCGGAAATACAAACAGGGAACCGGCTTCTCTTTGGGAATTTCTTACGAAATGTAG
- a CDS encoding ATP-dependent Clp protease adaptor ClpS has product MITPTKPKKTVREKKVAKTRKIPQYNVVLLDDNDHSYDYVVEMLMKLFGHNFTTAYQMACEVDSSGRVIVFTTSKERAEFKRDQIHAFGADWRIPRCAGSMSAIVEPAESI; this is encoded by the coding sequence GTGATCACACCAACCAAACCCAAAAAGACGGTTCGGGAAAAAAAGGTTGCCAAAACCCGCAAAATTCCGCAATACAACGTGGTTTTGCTGGATGACAATGATCATTCATACGATTATGTTGTAGAAATGTTGATGAAATTGTTCGGTCACAATTTTACAACCGCATATCAAATGGCATGTGAAGTGGATTCATCGGGAAGGGTAATTGTGTTTACCACCAGCAAAGAGCGTGCGGAATTTAAACGCGACCAGATTCACGCGTTTGGCGCAGATTGGCGAATTCCGCGATGCGCCGGCTCGATGTCCGCAATAGTCGAACCGGCGGAGTCCATTTAA